One genomic region from Pseudomonas hormoni encodes:
- a CDS encoding LysR family transcriptional regulator: MFSSERLKGIDVFVCVADSGSFKGAAERMSLTASAISKGIARLESRLGTRLFHRTTRSLSLTDAGIAFYRTCTGVLADLEEAELSLLAENTEPRGRIRIDLPGAFGRLQALPVILRFAQEHALLLPHISFSDRLIDPIEEGVDIVVRIGGSDVWPAALEHRYLGSEWHIFCASPAYLSKHGTPVTDRDLEQHHCIAYGWADGTVSPWSFSGKHPGEIERRAIAAKFVVGDGEGLVIAVSAGCGIAQLPSWLIKRQLEEGTLVEVLPHLATDGLAINLIWLRSRQALPKVSALLEALADGLVPSASKIQ, translated from the coding sequence ATGTTTTCCTCCGAACGATTAAAGGGCATTGATGTATTTGTCTGCGTCGCCGACTCCGGCAGCTTCAAAGGCGCTGCCGAGCGGATGAGTCTGACGGCTTCGGCAATCAGCAAAGGGATAGCTCGATTGGAGAGCAGGCTTGGAACTCGGTTGTTCCATCGAACAACTCGAAGCTTGTCACTGACGGATGCGGGGATTGCGTTCTATCGCACATGCACAGGCGTGCTGGCTGACCTCGAAGAGGCTGAGCTGTCCCTACTTGCCGAAAACACCGAGCCTCGAGGCAGGATTCGCATTGACCTTCCAGGTGCATTCGGCCGCCTGCAGGCACTTCCGGTTATTCTGCGATTTGCCCAGGAACATGCGCTGCTGCTCCCGCACATTTCGTTTTCCGACCGTTTGATCGACCCTATCGAGGAAGGCGTCGATATCGTCGTACGCATCGGTGGTTCGGACGTTTGGCCCGCCGCATTGGAGCACCGCTACCTGGGCAGTGAGTGGCATATCTTCTGTGCGTCTCCCGCATATTTGAGTAAGCACGGCACGCCTGTGACCGATCGCGATCTGGAACAGCATCACTGCATCGCTTACGGCTGGGCGGACGGAACGGTTAGCCCTTGGAGTTTTTCAGGAAAGCACCCGGGCGAAATTGAACGCAGGGCGATAGCCGCAAAGTTCGTTGTGGGAGATGGCGAAGGTCTGGTGATCGCGGTATCGGCGGGATGCGGGATCGCGCAGTTACCTTCATGGTTGATCAAACGTCAGCTTGAAGAGGGGACATTGGTTGAAGTGCTTCCCCACTTGGCAACTGATGGCCTGGCGATCAATCTGATTTGGCTAAGGAGCCGTCAGGCGCTTCCCAAGGTCAGTGCATTATTGGAGGCACTTGCCGATGGTTTGGTGCCGTCTGCTAGCAAAATCCAATGA
- a CDS encoding efflux RND transporter periplasmic adaptor subunit, whose amino-acid sequence MHIDTAPSHPQPRPGKGRARVGLLLALIVLIAIVAFGMTGRASESAALQTWTEKQALPSVLLVKPLAVPQLPALVLPGRLEAWSRAAIFARVGGYLKSWKAEIGTRVKAGQLLAEIDTPELDQQLLQARADLATAKANATLAGTSAKRWQAMLASDSVSKQEVDERNGDLAAKQAQVMAAQANVERLTATKSFQRLVAPFDGVVTARTTDVGALINAGNNSGGQELFAVSEVSHLRVYVQVPQSYAAQIKLGSNAQISVPEYPKEVFMATVIASAESVSPATGTTLVQLQVDNQAARLLPGAYTSVRFELSAQAGVVRIPASALKYDDHGLRVATLDTHDRVLFKTVTIARDFGDSVEIGSGLTATDRIIDTPPDALSDQDAVQISSANAEGNPHG is encoded by the coding sequence ATGCATATCGACACGGCTCCATCCCATCCGCAACCCCGCCCTGGCAAAGGGCGCGCGCGCGTCGGCCTGCTGCTGGCGCTGATTGTCCTGATCGCCATCGTGGCTTTCGGTATGACCGGACGCGCCAGCGAATCCGCCGCATTGCAAACCTGGACCGAAAAACAGGCACTGCCCAGTGTGCTGCTGGTCAAACCGCTGGCCGTGCCCCAGTTGCCCGCGCTGGTACTGCCCGGGCGCCTGGAAGCCTGGTCGCGGGCCGCGATCTTTGCCCGGGTCGGCGGTTACCTGAAATCCTGGAAGGCCGAGATCGGCACCCGAGTCAAAGCCGGACAACTGCTCGCCGAGATCGACACTCCGGAGCTGGATCAGCAACTTTTGCAGGCCCGCGCCGACCTGGCCACAGCCAAGGCCAATGCCACGCTGGCCGGCACCAGCGCCAAGCGCTGGCAGGCCATGCTGGCCTCCGATTCGGTATCGAAACAGGAGGTCGACGAGCGCAACGGCGACCTCGCGGCCAAACAGGCGCAGGTCATGGCGGCTCAGGCCAATGTCGAACGGTTGACCGCGACCAAGAGTTTCCAGCGCCTGGTGGCTCCTTTTGACGGGGTCGTCACCGCGCGCACCACTGATGTCGGCGCACTGATCAATGCCGGCAACAATAGTGGTGGGCAAGAGCTGTTTGCAGTGTCCGAGGTCAGCCACCTGCGGGTTTACGTGCAGGTGCCGCAGTCGTATGCGGCGCAGATCAAGCTCGGTAGCAACGCGCAGATCAGCGTGCCGGAATATCCAAAGGAGGTGTTCATGGCTACAGTCATCGCCTCGGCCGAATCCGTCAGTCCGGCGACGGGTACCACGCTGGTGCAACTGCAAGTCGATAATCAGGCCGCGCGCCTGTTGCCAGGTGCCTACACCAGCGTGCGTTTCGAGCTATCGGCACAGGCCGGTGTGGTGCGGATACCGGCCAGCGCCTTGAAATACGATGATCATGGCCTGCGGGTCGCGACACTGGATACGCACGATCGCGTGTTGTTCAAGACCGTGACCATCGCTCGCGATTTTGGCGACAGCGTTGAAATCGGCTCCGGACTCACCGCGACCGACCGCATCATCGACACGCCACCCGATGCCCTGAGTGATCAGGATGCCGTGCAGATCTCGTCGGCGAACGCCGAGGGAAATCCCCATGGTTAA
- a CDS encoding efflux transporter outer membrane subunit, with the protein MVKHSLLFAALLAIGACSFAPHYETPPVPTPEQFKTLGIWNTATPSDQISRDDWWHVYNDPQLDALQQQLLANNPNLSAALAHYQQAQAFVSQVSSRQLPTVNSIGSAQRNRQSDTRPLRASSTGDVYNAGTLGLQVDYEVDLWGRVRDSVAAGTDEEQASRADLASVRLSLQAQLADSYIRLRGLDQQTRLLSETSAAFSRALELTQGLHDGGIVSGLDVSRANAQLSSAKSLLKQNQVQRDLLEHAIAALVGTSASTFSLEQRTATLLVPMVPPGVPSALLQRRPDIAAAERRVEAANARIGVARSAWFPTLSLSAQGGYQSNEFANLLSAPNLFWAIGPSLAVTLLDGGLRKAQIDSATAATAEAAGKYRAQVLAAFEQVENNLSIIDGLGSALDDQRAAAEAAQFTENLSMARYKQGAVGYLDVVVAQTASLQTQRNVLDLQTQQLAASVALIKALGGGWDTQELSVR; encoded by the coding sequence ATGGTTAAGCACAGCCTGTTGTTTGCCGCGCTGCTTGCAATCGGCGCCTGCTCATTCGCGCCGCACTACGAGACCCCGCCGGTGCCGACTCCTGAGCAGTTCAAGACCCTGGGCATCTGGAACACCGCCACGCCCAGCGATCAAATCAGTCGTGATGACTGGTGGCATGTTTACAACGACCCGCAATTGGACGCCCTGCAACAGCAGTTGTTGGCGAACAACCCGAACCTGAGTGCCGCACTCGCCCATTACCAGCAGGCACAGGCATTCGTCAGCCAGGTCAGCTCCAGACAGTTGCCGACGGTCAATAGCATCGGCAGCGCCCAACGCAATCGCCAGTCCGATACCCGACCGCTGCGTGCCAGCAGCACCGGGGACGTTTACAACGCCGGTACACTGGGCCTGCAGGTGGACTATGAAGTCGATCTGTGGGGACGCGTTCGCGATTCGGTGGCCGCTGGCACCGATGAAGAGCAGGCATCGCGCGCCGATCTGGCCTCGGTACGCCTGAGCCTGCAGGCGCAACTCGCTGACAGCTACATCCGCCTGAGGGGGCTGGACCAGCAGACAAGGCTGCTCAGCGAAACCAGCGCGGCGTTTTCCCGGGCATTGGAGCTGACCCAGGGTCTTCATGACGGTGGCATTGTGTCCGGGCTGGATGTCTCTCGCGCCAACGCACAACTGTCCTCGGCAAAATCCCTGCTTAAACAGAACCAGGTGCAGCGCGATTTGCTGGAGCACGCGATCGCCGCGCTGGTGGGCACCTCGGCGTCGACCTTCAGTCTCGAACAACGGACCGCCACGCTGCTAGTGCCAATGGTGCCCCCCGGGGTTCCGTCGGCGTTGTTGCAACGCCGTCCAGACATCGCCGCGGCCGAACGGCGTGTGGAGGCAGCCAATGCGCGCATCGGCGTGGCGCGCAGTGCCTGGTTTCCGACACTGTCGTTAAGCGCTCAAGGGGGTTACCAGAGCAATGAATTCGCCAATCTCCTGAGCGCACCCAACCTGTTTTGGGCCATCGGCCCGTCGTTGGCCGTTACGCTGTTGGACGGTGGTCTGCGTAAGGCACAAATCGATTCGGCCACGGCCGCCACCGCCGAAGCGGCGGGTAAATACCGTGCCCAGGTCCTGGCCGCGTTCGAGCAGGTGGAAAACAACCTGTCGATCATCGACGGCCTGGGCTCGGCGCTGGACGATCAGCGCGCGGCGGCAGAGGCTGCGCAGTTCACGGAAAACCTGTCGATGGCCCGTTACAAACAAGGCGCGGTCGGTTACCTCGATGTGGTGGTGGCGCAGACCGCTTCGTTGCAAACCCAACGCAACGTGCTCGACTTGCAGACGCAACAGTTGGCGGCGAGCGTCGCCCTGATCAAGGCCTTGGGAGGGGGATGGGACACTCAGGAACTATCAGTCAGGTGA
- a CDS encoding efflux RND transporter permease subunit yields MLGLVRVALRRPYTFVVLAILILIVGPLAALRTPTDIFPEIRIPVIAVIWQYTGLSPDQMAGRITSPFQRVLTTTVSDIRHLEAQSFNGYGIVKVFFQPGVNIATANAQLTSVSQFMLRNLPPGTVPPLILSYSASTVPIVQLALSGKNLSEQKLGDLGLNSVRLPLTTVPGASVPFPYGGKSRQVQIDLDPAQMQARGLSAQDVATALAAQNQITPVGTQKIGGYEYSLQLNNSPVAFKDLEDLPIKSANGTTVLIRDIGTVKDGNPPQTNIVHVNGSPSVLIPVLKTGSASTLGVIAGIKSKLADSKAQFPENLSIEPIGDQSLFVRAAISGVAREGLIAAGLTSLMILLFLGSWRSTLIIAVSIPLAILASITTLSALGETLNIMTLGGLALAVGILVDDATVTIENINWHLEQGKSVQDAILDGAAQIVTPAFVALLCICIVFVPMFFLEGVARFLFVPMALAVIFAMIASFILSRTLVPTMANYLLKPHVPGEGSAHSRNPLVRFQQGFEVRFERIRKGYHDLLHLALEHRKTVLVAVFGFIVASFALVPSLGRNFFPAVDSGQILMHVRPPVGTRLETTTRTIAEVENAIRLIIPAGELNTVVDNIGQPISGINMAYNNTGTIGAQDGDIQISLKEGHKPTAEYIRQFREQLPRQFPEVVFSFPPADIVGQILNFGTPAPIDVQIIGGNLPANFAYADTLLREIRRVPGVVDARIQQSQQLPTFNINVDRTRAQLVGISERDVTNSLVVNLAGSSQVAPTFWLNTVNGVSYPIVLQTPQSSLDTLAALRNLPLSSATTAAGGNGNAQVLGGLATVERTHSNSVVTQSDIQPMVNILTSIQGRDLGGVAADIQKIIAAHANDVPKGSKVGLQGQITTMNSAFSGMLFGLLGAVVLIYLLIVVNFQSWSDPFVIITALPAALAGIVWMLFVTHTPLSVPALTGAIMCMGVATANAILVVSFCRERLAEHGDPVLAALEAGFTRFRPVLMTAISMIIGMAPMALSLGEGGEQNAPLGRAVIGGLGFATAATLFLVPLIFSLVHARQGHARVQTTAIQRF; encoded by the coding sequence ATGCTAGGCCTTGTGCGCGTTGCTTTGAGACGGCCGTATACCTTTGTCGTACTCGCCATCCTGATCCTCATCGTCGGGCCTCTGGCGGCCCTGCGGACACCCACGGATATTTTTCCGGAAATCCGCATTCCGGTGATCGCGGTCATCTGGCAATACACCGGGCTGTCACCGGATCAGATGGCGGGCCGCATCACCTCGCCGTTCCAGCGGGTACTGACCACCACGGTCAGCGACATTCGCCATCTCGAAGCGCAGTCGTTCAATGGCTATGGCATCGTCAAGGTGTTTTTCCAGCCCGGAGTGAACATCGCCACGGCTAACGCGCAACTGACCTCGGTGTCGCAGTTCATGTTGCGTAACCTGCCGCCGGGCACGGTGCCACCGTTGATCCTCAGTTACAGCGCCTCGACCGTGCCCATTGTGCAACTGGCCCTGTCGGGCAAGAACCTCAGCGAGCAGAAGCTGGGCGACCTGGGCCTGAACAGTGTGCGCCTGCCATTGACCACCGTGCCCGGCGCGTCAGTACCCTTTCCGTACGGCGGCAAGTCTCGACAAGTGCAGATTGATCTCGACCCGGCCCAGATGCAGGCGCGAGGGCTGTCAGCCCAGGACGTCGCCACTGCGCTGGCGGCGCAGAACCAGATCACTCCCGTGGGCACGCAGAAGATCGGCGGCTACGAATACTCGCTGCAATTGAACAACTCGCCAGTGGCCTTCAAGGACCTTGAAGACTTGCCGATCAAGTCCGCCAATGGCACCACGGTGCTGATTCGCGACATTGGCACGGTCAAGGACGGCAACCCACCGCAAACCAACATCGTGCATGTCAATGGCAGTCCTTCCGTGCTGATTCCGGTACTCAAGACCGGTTCGGCATCGACCCTTGGGGTAATCGCCGGCATCAAGAGCAAACTCGCCGACTCGAAAGCACAGTTCCCGGAAAACCTGAGCATCGAACCGATTGGTGACCAATCCTTGTTCGTCCGCGCCGCAATCAGTGGTGTGGCCCGTGAAGGTTTGATCGCCGCCGGTTTGACCAGTCTGATGATTCTGCTGTTTCTGGGCAGCTGGCGTTCGACGCTAATCATCGCGGTGTCGATCCCGCTGGCAATTCTGGCATCAATTACCACGCTGTCGGCGCTGGGCGAAACGCTTAACATCATGACGCTGGGAGGGCTGGCGCTGGCCGTCGGCATCCTGGTCGACGATGCCACGGTGACCATCGAAAACATCAACTGGCACCTCGAGCAAGGCAAGTCGGTGCAGGACGCGATCCTGGACGGCGCCGCGCAAATCGTGACCCCGGCGTTCGTCGCGCTGCTGTGTATCTGCATCGTGTTCGTGCCGATGTTCTTTCTCGAGGGTGTGGCGCGCTTTCTGTTCGTGCCGATGGCGTTGGCGGTGATTTTTGCGATGATCGCCTCATTCATCCTGTCGCGGACCCTGGTACCGACCATGGCCAATTACCTGCTCAAGCCCCATGTGCCGGGTGAAGGCAGCGCCCACAGCCGCAATCCGCTGGTGCGTTTCCAGCAGGGGTTCGAGGTACGTTTCGAGCGCATCCGCAAGGGCTACCACGATTTGCTGCACCTGGCGCTGGAGCATCGCAAGACGGTGCTGGTCGCGGTGTTCGGCTTCATTGTCGCTTCCTTCGCACTGGTGCCATCCCTGGGTCGAAACTTCTTCCCGGCGGTCGATTCCGGGCAAATTCTGATGCACGTCCGCCCCCCCGTCGGTACACGCCTGGAAACCACCACGCGGACCATCGCGGAGGTGGAAAACGCGATTCGCCTGATCATCCCCGCCGGTGAGCTCAACACCGTGGTGGACAACATTGGTCAGCCAATCAGCGGTATCAACATGGCGTACAACAACACCGGCACCATCGGCGCGCAGGACGGCGATATACAGATCAGCCTCAAGGAAGGACACAAGCCGACCGCCGAATACATACGCCAGTTTCGCGAGCAACTGCCCCGACAGTTCCCCGAGGTGGTGTTCTCGTTCCCGCCGGCGGACATCGTCGGGCAGATCCTCAATTTCGGCACGCCGGCGCCAATCGACGTGCAGATCATCGGCGGCAACCTGCCGGCCAACTTCGCCTACGCCGACACGCTGCTGCGGGAAATCCGCCGCGTCCCCGGTGTGGTCGACGCACGGATCCAGCAGTCTCAGCAGTTGCCGACCTTCAACATCAATGTTGATCGCACCCGTGCGCAACTGGTGGGGATCAGTGAGCGCGATGTCACCAACAGCCTGGTGGTGAACCTGGCCGGATCCAGTCAAGTGGCGCCGACATTCTGGCTCAACACCGTCAACGGCGTGTCGTACCCGATCGTGCTCCAGACGCCGCAATCGAGCCTCGACACACTGGCAGCGCTGCGAAATCTGCCGCTCTCATCGGCGACGACGGCAGCCGGTGGCAATGGTAACGCGCAGGTCCTTGGCGGTCTTGCCACCGTGGAGCGAACCCACAGCAACTCCGTGGTGACGCAATCGGACATCCAGCCGATGGTGAATATTCTGACCTCGATTCAGGGCCGTGACCTTGGCGGTGTCGCCGCGGATATCCAGAAGATCATCGCCGCCCACGCCAACGACGTACCGAAAGGTTCGAAGGTGGGGCTACAGGGACAGATCACCACGATGAACAGCGCGTTCAGCGGCATGCTGTTCGGCCTGCTCGGTGCGGTGGTGCTGATTTATCTGCTGATCGTCGTCAACTTCCAGTCCTGGAGCGACCCGTTCGTGATCATCACCGCGCTGCCAGCGGCACTGGCCGGCATCGTCTGGATGTTGTTCGTCACCCACACGCCGCTGTCAGTGCCGGCCCTGACCGGGGCGATCATGTGCATGGGGGTAGCCACCGCCAACGCGATTCTAGTGGTGAGCTTTTGCCGCGAACGCCTGGCCGAGCATGGCGATCCGGTGCTGGCGGCGCTGGAAGCCGGTTTTACCCGCTTCCGTCCGGTATTGATGACCGCGATCTCGATGATCATCGGCATGGCGCCCATGGCATTGAGCCTGGGCGAAGGCGGCGAGCAGAACGCGCCGCTGGGACGCGCCGTGATCGGCGGGCTGGGCTTTGCGACGGCCGCGACCCTGTTCCTGGTGCCGCTCATTTTCAGTCTCGTCCACGCGCGCCAGGGTCATGCACGCGTTCAGACCACCGCTATCCAAAGGTTTTGA